The bacterium BMS3Abin08 genomic interval TGCGTGATAGACGGCATAAAGCCGGGGAAAAATTATCTCCTGTCATTCAGGGCATACAGGGATTCATTCGTTAATGGTTATTACCCCTCATTTGAGATATTCGGTATTAAGACAAGATTAAACAGCCATATAAAATATGGTGCCTGGCAGGACTTTGCCTTTGTCTTCAATTCAGGGGCTCATAGTGCAACCATGCTGAGTTTTTACAATGATTACCCGGTGATGTTCAGTTTCTCATCGCCCGTATTAAGAGAGATTCCCGAGGGAGAGGAATCCGAGAGCGCAATGAGTAAGCCGGGGAGACGGATAGACAGGAAAAGGTTGTATAAAGTGTTTCCTCTCGGTATTTATGGATCGGATATCGAGGGGTTTGAAGATGTAAGGAATATGGGCTTTAATACGGTTGTGACAGGCGTAAAAGACGAATCTCCCGACAGGCTGTTTAGTGCCCTGTCAAAAGATAATCTTAACGCAATACTGATCCCGCCCGCCAACCGAAAACTTCTTGCTTCAGTACTAAAGAAGATAGGGTCATCAGATCCGGCAGGGAATCGTATCCTGGGGTTCTACATAGCTGATGAGCCGGAGATACGCTCCGTCCCCCTGGGCTTAATAAGGAAGAAGATCAAAGAGATTGAACAGTATACACCTGACCTTCCCTATTTCATGGCTATTGTGAGACCGCGGTATGTTAAGGCATATTCAGATGCTGCGGATATCATCCTGATGGATCAGTATCCGATACCTAATCAACCGCTGACATGGCTTAGTGAAAGCATTGATATAGCCGGAAGGGATGCTTACGACAGGGATATATGGGCTGTTATACAGGCCTTCGGCGGTAAACAATGGAAGAGTTCAGGCTGGGGGCGGCTCCCGCAATACAGGGAAATGAAGGCGTTATCCTATCTCTCCATCATTCATGGCGCCAGGGGGCTGCTGTATTTTACATATAAGAGCATGAGAGACAACAAGGTTCACCGGGATAATGTTAAACGCCTGGTCGGAGAGTTAGGGGCCTTTGGTGAGGTCTTCCTTTCAGGTAATTCAAGGAGGCTCAAATACAGGCCATCCGATTTATATAAAACAGGATTTGACGGTGAGCCCCCCGTTCATGCAGGGATTTTTAGAGCTGACGGGAGGACATCCTATCTGATAGCAGTAAATACGATCGATAAAACAGTCAGGGGCGAGATTACAGACATACCCGAGGGGATAAGATATTTCGACGAGTTTTTTTCCGACGGCAGATATGTGGTAAAAAACAGGTCTGTAAGAGGCATATTTGCGCCCTATGAGGTGAAGATATATGTATCCGGCAAAGAGTACAAAAGGGTCGCTATCTTGAGATCCGGCAGGGAAGCAGCGGCCTTCTATCTTGAGAAGGCGTCCAACAATACAACCGGTCTTATGTTCAAAAAGACTCTGAGTAAAAATGGGGGCATGATTTTTGAGTTTTCCTTGCCGGTAAAACAGTCGTTCTGGATGTTAAATATGAGGTTCCCTATAGATCTGTTATTCTTTGACAGCCACAATAAACTCATAGATTTCTATCAGGACATCATGCCATGCAAAGGTGATAATTCGTGTGTTGAATACTACCCCTCATCGGCTGTCCGTTATGCCCTTGAATTGAGATCCGGTACAATAGAACACTACGGCATAAAAAGGGGAGACAACCTTTACATTGAATAGGGGATTTATCGATATACACTGTCATATTCTTCCGGGAGTGGACGATGGAGCAGATGATATGGACGAATCACTGGAGATGCTGCGCATCGCAAAAGAAGACGGGATATCCGAGGTTGTTGCAACTCCCCATATAATGGATGGTGTTTACAACAATACAAGGGTAACCATAGGTAATGCAATAGCGAGGCTTGCCGAAGTAACAGATCTCCTCCCTGTCCATATAGGTGCCGATATCCGGCTGAGCAGGGAATCAATACAAGGAATTATAAGCAGGGAGTATCCTTCAATTAATGATAAAAACCATGTGCTGCTGGAACTGCCGACCTATGTATTGCCGCCAATCAGCGAATTGGAGAATATTATGTATTCCTTTAAGGTGCAGGGGATAACGCCGATTATCACACATCCTGAGAGGAACCTCTCCATACTCAATGATCCGGCAATACTGGAAAGACTTATACGGTATGGAGCTGTTTCACAGGTTACGGCAATGAGTATAACCGGTCACTTGGGTAGAAAGATTCAGAAGGCTACATTTAAGATGATCAGGAAAGGCTATGTCCATTTAGTAGCAACAGATGCCCATGATACGGTACAGAGACCGCCTGTGCTTTCCGATGCATACGGAAAGATTCAGAAAAAATTCGGGGGAGACGAGGCGGACAGGTTGTTTATAGGCAATCCCCTGAATGTTATTAACGGCAACGGGATCGAGTGAAATGAGAAAGGATTAGTCATTCCCGCAATCCCGAACGCATCCGGGAGTCGGGAATCCTTCTTAAAGAACGATTCCGGACAAGCCGGAATGACGGAAAAACGACAACTGTTCGCTTTATACACAGACACTGTACTATTGTCTGTGTATAAACTGCCGTTTTTTATTTTTGTCATACCCGAAGTCTGTAGTCGGGTATCCGGAAGGCATTGAAAAGACTGGATTCCGGCTTAAGAACTGCCGGAATGACAGATAGAGAGGCCGACTTTATACACAGACTCTAACTAATCAAATTTTTCTTGCATTGGCAAGCTCCGACCTTTGGTCGGAGAGCTTGACTATAATATGGAAGAGGGTTCAGACTTATGAACAGTGCACCAAAGTTTTACGGAGGTCAGGATGTCTCAGAATGTGGATTATGACATAGGGAAGTACCTCGACGGTCTTTACGAGGTATACGGTGAGATCGATCATGCATACAAAGAGTCCGCCGTTTACTATGGATTCTCCTGTAAGGGCTGTGAGGAGAACTGCTGTGATACGGTTTTTTACCACTATAGCCTTGTTGAATACTTTGGCCTCCTGGAAGGTTTTGCAAGACTTGCCGAAGACCTTAAGGACAGGAGCCTTGAGAGGGCAAGGGCCTATGTCAGGGAACTGAACAGACATCGCGGCAAGGAGTCCCTGATCAGGATAATGTGTCCCCTTAACTATGACGGCCTCTGTTCCGTGTATGAAAACAGGCCACTTATATGCAGGATACATGGCCTGCCGGGGGAGTTACACCATCCGGTTAAAGGCAGGGAGGGCTTTGAGGGATGCAGCAGGTTTGGGAGGACTAATGAGAAGGACGGGGAAAAGGTGATTGACCGGACCCTATTCTATACCCGGATTGCTACACTTGAGAATCAGTTGAGGCGTGAGATGGGTTATCTCATAAAATTCAGAAAGACAATTGCAGAGATGCTTATAGACGGGGACCCCTTAATGAGGACCCCCGGTGTCTGCTTTATCAATACCGGCCGGTCCTGTGCAGGGTATATGGCCTGCCCGGCAGGTTGCGGGCTGCCGGGGGGAGGATTCAGGAATTTAAGGGCTGCTGGAGGTTTGAGAAAGACCGGGGCAGCGGGAAGAGAGAATATTTGGACAGGACCCCCTATTATTCCCGCCTTGCAAACCTTGAGAAGGAGTTAAGAGAAAAACTGGTCTATTTTCAGAGATACAGGAAAACCGTAGCACAGATGCTCCTTGATGAAAAGAGGCCGGAGGCCCTGATCATGAGAACATATGATTTCTTCGGGGGATACTGAACCCGCAGTTCCCCATGGTCTTGTCCCGGAGTGTTTCATTATTTTTATTTATTAACTTATTAGTATTATTTGTGATATAATGGTTAGCATGGCCATGGATGATCATAAACTGAGGGTCTTCTGTACCGTCGCAGAGACAAAGAGTTTTTCCAAGGCATCTGAGATAATTCACCTTACACAACCTGCTGTGAGCCTTCAGATACAGGCCCTTGAAGAGCTTTACGAGACCAAGCTCTTTGACCGTTCCAGCAGCACTGTAACACTCACACCTGCAGGTGAGCTTCTTTATAAGTATGCAAAGCACATCCTCTCCCTTTATTCATCTGCTGAGAAGGAGGTAGGGGAGCTTACAGGTCTTGTCAAGGGGAGTATATCTGTCGGTGCAAGTACAACCATAGGCAACTATCTTTTACCGCAGGTGATTTGTGATTTCAGGAAAAAGAGGGCCAAGGTCAAAATAAACCTCAGGGTGGGGAATACAAAGATGATAGTCGATCTCCTTAATGCGGGCAATATTGATATCGGGCTTGTGGAAGGTGATGTTTCAAGGCAGAAGATAGCGGTTGAGAAGCTCATTGATGATGAACTGTGCCTCGTCCTTCCACCCCAGCACCCATGGGCAAGGAAGAAGGAGATATCCTTGTTTGAGATAATCAAGGAGCCCTTTATCCTCAGGGAGGAGGGTTCAGGGACGAGACAGGTCATAGAGAAGTACTTTTCAAAACACGGCGTATCAACCCAGAACATGAAGATTACCCTTATCCTCGGCAGCACGGAATCGATAAAGCATACCGTGGCAAATGGTATGGGTATGTCCATATTGTCAAGATGGGCTGCTATCAGCGAGGTGAAGTTCGGTGTGCTCAAACTGATCAGTTTAAAGGAGGAGAAGATGATGAGGCAGTTCAGCCTCATATCCACAAAGTACACTGTCCTGTCACATCCGGCTGATGACTTTCTGAGCTATCTCAAGAACTATAAGTACGACAGTGTGCTGCACCATTGAAGCGCCCCGATATGTAGTTTGGCCGGCTATCTC includes:
- the ywqE_1 gene encoding tyrosine-protein phosphatase YwqE, encoding MDESLEMLRIAKEDGISEVVATPHIMDGVYNNTRVTIGNAIARLAEVTDLLPVHIGADIRLSRESIQGIISREYPSINDKNHVLLELPTYVLPPISELENIMYSFKVQGITPIITHPERNLSILNDPAILERLIRYGAVSQVTAMSITGHLGRKIQKATFKMIRKGYVHLVATDAHDTVQRPPVLSDAYGKIQKKFGGDEADRLFIGNPLNVINGNGIE
- the cysL_2 gene encoding HTH-type transcriptional regulator CysL — protein: MVSMAMDDHKLRVFCTVAETKSFSKASEIIHLTQPAVSLQIQALEELYETKLFDRSSSTVTLTPAGELLYKYAKHILSLYSSAEKEVGELTGLVKGSISVGASTTIGNYLLPQVICDFRKKRAKVKINLRVGNTKMIVDLLNAGNIDIGLVEGDVSRQKIAVEKLIDDELCLVLPPQHPWARKKEISLFEIIKEPFILREEGSGTRQVIEKYFSKHGVSTQNMKITLILGSTESIKHTVANGMGMSILSRWAAISEVKFGVLKLISLKEEKMMRQFSLISTKYTVLSHPADDFLSYLKNYKYDSVLHH